A section of the Pedobacter sp. HDW13 genome encodes:
- a CDS encoding type IX secretion system membrane protein PorP/SprF: MMKKLIKLIAGSFMLLSQGVFAQQDAQYSQYMFNGIYINPAYAGYKEVLNVHSFYRSQWTGITGAPRSMSLAVDAIANSGNVGLALQIASDKLGAQNNLSIYGNYAYRIRLNDDGSSRLALGFGVGMAQLGIDGSMLNPNNPEPNQPVGMQSTIVPDARAGVYFANDKYYAGFSADNLIATYIDIDRYAFIPQPKPHYYLTAGALFPLNENFQIKPSFLLKDDRGGPTSLDVNAFLMIKDFIWIGGSYRTGVKLYDKSYLQKDLTPRNSAVAAIQIFPSEKLRIGYGYDFSIGPLQGYSGGTHEVSIAYSFIRQNIRLATPRVF, encoded by the coding sequence ATGATGAAGAAATTAATAAAATTAATAGCAGGTTCGTTCATGTTGCTTTCGCAGGGTGTATTTGCCCAGCAAGATGCCCAGTACAGCCAATACATGTTTAATGGTATATACATTAATCCGGCTTATGCGGGTTATAAAGAAGTGTTAAATGTGCATAGCTTTTACCGTAGCCAGTGGACGGGTATTACAGGTGCACCCCGAAGCATGTCGCTGGCAGTTGATGCCATTGCCAATAGTGGCAATGTAGGTTTAGCTTTGCAAATAGCAAGCGATAAACTGGGCGCACAGAATAACCTGAGCATTTACGGCAACTATGCTTACCGCATTAGGCTGAACGATGATGGCAGCTCTCGCCTGGCCTTAGGTTTTGGTGTAGGCATGGCGCAGTTGGGTATAGATGGTTCGATGCTTAATCCCAACAATCCGGAACCTAACCAACCGGTAGGCATGCAGAGTACCATTGTACCCGATGCAAGGGCAGGCGTGTATTTTGCCAACGATAAATACTACGCTGGTTTTTCGGCCGATAACCTGATTGCCACTTATATCGATATCGATCGTTATGCTTTTATTCCACAGCCCAAACCACACTATTATTTAACAGCAGGCGCATTGTTTCCGCTTAACGAAAATTTTCAGATCAAGCCTTCTTTTTTATTGAAAGACGATCGAGGTGGGCCAACCAGCTTAGATGTAAACGCCTTTTTAATGATCAAAGATTTTATCTGGATTGGGGGCTCTTACCGTACAGGAGTTAAATTGTATGATAAAAGTTACCTTCAGAAAGATCTTACGCCACGCAACTCTGCGGTTGCAGCTATACAGATCTTTCCTTCAGAAAAATTAAGAATAGGTTATGGTTACGATTTCTCTATTGGCCCTTTACAAGGCTATAGCGGCGGTACTCATGAGGTTTCTATTGCCTATTCTTTTATCAGGCAAAACATCAGATTGGCAACCCCAAGGGTGTTCTAG
- a CDS encoding response regulator transcription factor: MKTKNAVSGFTVLIADDHEIIRRGLKGLISDFWPGVEIIHASTLEQALVEAEKSPSLIIIDVNLPGGNNLKVIDQLKLVQPNAKILVFSSLNENIYAVPYLKSGASGYLTKNAEESEIVIAITTILAGSRYSSRNVKENMFNSILGNDADNPFTKLSGRELEVAELLTKGIGVLEISNQLNLQMGTVSTYKLRLFQKLKIKSIIELAEKMSIYER, translated from the coding sequence ATGAAAACAAAAAATGCTGTTAGCGGCTTCACTGTGCTTATTGCCGATGATCATGAGATCATTCGTCGCGGCTTAAAAGGTTTAATATCAGACTTTTGGCCGGGTGTCGAAATTATTCATGCATCAACCCTCGAGCAGGCGCTTGTTGAGGCAGAGAAATCGCCAAGTTTAATTATCATTGATGTAAACTTGCCAGGCGGTAACAACCTTAAAGTAATCGATCAACTTAAATTGGTTCAGCCAAATGCAAAAATTCTAGTATTTTCTTCATTAAACGAGAATATTTATGCCGTTCCATATTTAAAATCGGGTGCATCAGGTTATTTAACTAAAAATGCTGAAGAATCAGAAATTGTGATTGCGATTACCACAATTCTGGCTGGTAGCCGTTACTCGAGCAGAAACGTTAAAGAAAATATGTTCAATAGCATATTGGGTAACGATGCCGATAATCCGTTTACTAAACTTTCGGGCAGAGAACTTGAAGTAGCAGAGCTTTTAACCAAAGGCATTGGTGTATTAGAGATCTCTAACCAGTTAAATCTTCAAATGGGTACAGTAAGTACGTATAAATTGAGGCTTTTCCAAAAATTAAAAATAAAGAGCATCATCGAACTTGCCGAAAAAATGAGCATTTACGAAAGATAA